Proteins encoded together in one Streptomyces sp. NBC_01216 window:
- a CDS encoding FadR/GntR family transcriptional regulator codes for MSTLARTMMSSARPVDSGLGAPGDLDRYPYAEAPVADRVGPPSWEGVETDLGRVGRRTAGSRGRGLHGQLVQQLGQMIVSGDLGADRPLVPEEIGQRFEVSRTVVRESLRVLEAKGLVSARPNVGTRVRPVSDWNLLDPDIIEWRAFGPQRDDQRRELNQLRWTIEPLAARLAAGHGREDVQQRLSDMVEIMGHAFAQGDGITFSRADAEFHSLLIQLAGNRMLEHLAGIVAAALQVSGGPVTGCDRPGESCIVHHARIVDALAAGDAVAAETAMRQLLTVHPDVERVVPAPREH; via the coding sequence GTGAGTACCCTTGCGCGCACCATGATGTCCTCCGCCCGCCCCGTCGACTCCGGTCTCGGCGCCCCGGGTGATCTCGATCGCTACCCCTACGCGGAGGCGCCCGTCGCCGATCGCGTGGGTCCCCCCTCTTGGGAAGGGGTGGAGACGGACCTCGGCCGGGTGGGCCGCCGCACCGCCGGCAGTCGCGGCCGCGGGCTGCACGGCCAGCTCGTCCAGCAACTGGGGCAGATGATCGTCTCCGGCGATCTGGGCGCCGACCGCCCGCTGGTCCCCGAGGAGATCGGCCAGCGCTTCGAGGTCTCCCGTACCGTCGTGCGCGAGTCGCTGCGCGTCCTGGAGGCCAAGGGTCTCGTCAGTGCCCGCCCCAACGTCGGTACCCGTGTCAGGCCCGTCAGCGACTGGAACCTCCTGGACCCCGACATCATCGAATGGCGCGCGTTCGGGCCTCAGCGCGACGACCAGCGTCGTGAGCTGAACCAGCTGCGCTGGACGATCGAGCCCCTCGCCGCCCGGCTCGCCGCCGGACACGGCCGCGAGGACGTCCAGCAGCGACTGTCCGACATGGTCGAGATCATGGGGCACGCCTTCGCCCAGGGCGACGGCATCACTTTCTCCCGCGCGGACGCCGAGTTCCACTCCCTGCTCATCCAGCTCGCCGGCAATCGCATGCTGGAGCACCTCGCCGGCATCGTCGCCGCCGCACTCCAGGTCTCCGGCGGTCCCGTCACCGGCTGTGACCGTCCAGGCGAGTCCTGCATCGTGCACCACGCGCGGATCGTGGACGCCCTGGCAGCCGGGGACGCCGTGGCCGCCGAGACGGCCATGCGGCAGCTTCTCACCGTCCATCCGGACGTGGAGCGCGTCGTTCCCGCTCCGCGCGAGCACTGA
- a CDS encoding ATP-binding cassette domain-containing protein produces MLQAIGLTSSPRRDLPPVVDDLTFEARPGHVTALLGPAGSGKTTILRLMLELEPGRGVTYFRGRPLHRVAHPPGEVGVMLGDVAGHPSRTLRGQLRMLCAAAGVPVSQADEMLRVVGLTGVHDQRIGTLPLGMDRRLGLACALLGEPHTLLLDEPGAGLCARESDWLYALLRGHAEDGGTVLFTTEDARTAARHADRVVTVDRGRLVADQDAADFARTRLRPRVAVRTPHAARLASVLTREARAARRPVEVVAENGNRLRIYGSDCATIGETAFRHGVLIHRLADEAGESGSAPGPVPAETEAARARHTAGPTPEAVPGRVSGAVSGADVGRASRRRPARAPLRPLRYEVRRLLGVPGTWLVLVATVGLSALIAVLLARGGGTPLPTALAGWPALSPLPPAALGAGLLGAFSFGDEYRYPALTTGRGTVPRRLGLLLAKLTVAAAAGLFLAVVVVVADLEVLRLVYGGDLIPVPENWPTLCASWLGLLVGCAWAGVLGAGVFRAAAAGVAAVLAVPIVLVPLLGKVVSGPSVRPVAGLPGRLREFARITWPSAVDRWLEGAVRVLVQPVGVALALALTTLLFAYLFTGLSRKARW; encoded by the coding sequence ATGCTCCAGGCCATCGGACTCACCAGCAGCCCCCGTCGCGACCTGCCGCCCGTCGTGGACGATCTGACCTTCGAGGCGCGGCCGGGTCACGTGACCGCGCTGCTCGGCCCCGCCGGATCCGGCAAGACGACCATCCTGCGGCTGATGCTCGAGCTCGAACCGGGCCGTGGCGTGACCTACTTCCGGGGCCGCCCGCTCCATCGCGTCGCCCACCCGCCGGGCGAGGTCGGGGTCATGCTCGGCGATGTCGCCGGACATCCCTCACGCACGCTGCGCGGTCAGTTGCGGATGCTGTGTGCCGCCGCCGGGGTGCCGGTGTCCCAGGCCGACGAGATGCTGCGGGTCGTGGGCCTCACCGGCGTCCACGACCAGCGCATCGGGACCCTTCCGCTCGGGATGGACCGTCGACTCGGCCTCGCCTGCGCACTCTTGGGCGAACCGCACACGCTCCTGCTCGACGAGCCGGGAGCGGGTCTTTGTGCGCGGGAGAGCGACTGGCTCTACGCGCTGCTGCGCGGCCACGCGGAGGACGGCGGCACCGTCCTGTTCACCACCGAGGACGCCAGGACGGCCGCCCGTCACGCCGACCGTGTCGTCACCGTCGACCGTGGCCGTCTGGTGGCCGACCAGGACGCCGCCGACTTCGCCCGTACCCGGCTGCGGCCCCGGGTGGCCGTGCGCACGCCGCACGCCGCGCGACTGGCCTCCGTCCTGACCCGGGAGGCCCGCGCCGCCCGCCGCCCTGTCGAGGTCGTCGCCGAGAACGGGAACCGCCTCCGGATCTACGGCAGCGACTGCGCGACGATCGGCGAGACCGCCTTCCGGCACGGCGTGCTCATCCATCGCCTGGCCGACGAGGCCGGCGAAAGCGGCTCCGCCCCGGGGCCTGTCCCCGCCGAAACCGAGGCCGCCCGCGCCCGCCACACCGCCGGACCCACGCCGGAGGCGGTGCCGGGGCGCGTGTCCGGGGCTGTCTCCGGGGCGGACGTCGGGCGCGCGTCGCGACGGCGGCCCGCGCGTGCCCCGCTGCGCCCGCTCCGGTACGAGGTCCGTCGCCTGCTGGGCGTTCCCGGTACCTGGCTCGTCCTGGTGGCGACCGTCGGCCTCTCCGCGCTGATCGCGGTCCTGCTCGCACGGGGCGGCGGGACGCCTCTGCCCACCGCGCTGGCCGGATGGCCCGCGCTCTCGCCCCTCCCGCCCGCCGCACTCGGGGCCGGCCTGCTCGGCGCCTTCTCCTTCGGCGACGAGTACCGCTATCCCGCCCTCACCACGGGTCGCGGCACCGTCCCCCGCCGCCTCGGCCTGCTGCTCGCCAAACTGACGGTCGCCGCCGCGGCCGGCCTCTTCCTGGCCGTGGTCGTCGTGGTGGCGGACCTCGAGGTCCTCCGCCTCGTCTACGGCGGCGACTTGATCCCGGTTCCGGAAAACTGGCCGACTCTGTGCGCGAGTTGGCTGGGACTGCTGGTCGGGTGTGCCTGGGCGGGGGTGCTCGGAGCCGGGGTGTTCCGGGCGGCGGCGGCCGGCGTCGCCGCGGTGCTCGCCGTGCCGATCGTGCTCGTACCCCTGCTGGGGAAGGTCGTCTCGGGCCCTTCGGTCCGTCCGGTGGCCGGGCTGCCCGGCCGACTGAGGGAGTTCGCCAGGATCACCTGGCCGTCCGCCGTGGACCGCTGGCTCGAAGGCGCGGTGCGCGTCCTCGTCCAGCCCGTGGGAGTGGCGCTGGCGCTCGCGTTGACGACGCTTCTCTTCGCCTATCTGTTCACGGGACTGAGCCGCAAGGCGCGTTGGTGA